A stretch of the Bacillus sp. FJAT-18017 genome encodes the following:
- the bshB2 gene encoding bacillithiol biosynthesis deacetylase BshB2, with amino-acid sequence MDKERHVLVVFPHPDDEAFGVSGTIASHVKMGTPVTYACLTLGEMGRNMGNPPFATRESLPGIRRQELQEAARVLGIQDLRMLGYRDKTVEFEDEEKLAANIGSIIDETNPSLIISFYPGYSVHPDHDATGRAVVRAVQAIPKEKRPKLHCVAFSNNCIDELGEADIVYDITPVADIKLAAIKAHKSQTSWTIQDMEEKLKNQDPAMMVWVNNERFWTYKMD; translated from the coding sequence ATGGATAAAGAAAGACATGTGCTTGTAGTCTTTCCTCACCCGGACGATGAGGCATTTGGGGTATCAGGGACTATCGCTTCCCATGTAAAAATGGGGACCCCTGTGACTTATGCCTGCCTCACTCTCGGCGAAATGGGACGGAACATGGGAAATCCCCCTTTTGCAACAAGGGAATCCTTACCCGGAATACGCCGGCAAGAGCTTCAGGAGGCAGCGAGAGTTCTTGGTATACAGGATCTTCGCATGCTCGGATATAGGGATAAAACGGTTGAATTTGAGGATGAGGAAAAGCTTGCAGCTAACATTGGTTCTATCATCGATGAAACCAATCCCTCACTAATTATTTCATTTTATCCAGGATACTCCGTCCACCCTGACCATGATGCAACCGGAAGGGCTGTAGTCCGTGCTGTCCAGGCAATTCCAAAGGAAAAGAGACCAAAGCTGCATTGTGTCGCATTCTCAAATAATTGCATTGATGAGCTGGGCGAAGCGGATATCGTATACGATATCACTCCAGTCGCCGATATTAAATTAGCAGCGATAAAGGCACATAAATCTCAAACCTCATGGACTATTCAGGATATGGAAGAAAAATTAAAGAATCAGGACCCTGCAATGATGGTCTGGGTCAATAATGAGCGATTCTGGACCTATAAAATGGATTAA
- a CDS encoding YojF family protein yields the protein MGPVLLDKVQAAINNYCSKEVYIHLETTNGAYATHNDQSFFSSGAYIRNAKVQYEYGKITGNGPYRVGLKIPLGWIYAEGITHYEVDEKGRLLLAGHDFSGKLAVTLEISPTPFE from the coding sequence TTGGGACCGGTCTTATTAGATAAAGTTCAGGCTGCAATCAACAATTATTGCAGCAAGGAAGTGTATATCCATCTTGAAACGACTAATGGTGCCTATGCAACACATAATGATCAGTCGTTCTTTTCCTCAGGCGCCTATATCCGCAATGCCAAAGTCCAATATGAATATGGGAAGATTACTGGAAATGGCCCCTATAGGGTAGGCTTAAAAATCCCGCTTGGCTGGATATATGCAGAAGGAATCACACATTACGAAGTGGATGAAAAGGGGAGACTGCTATTGGCAGGCCACGACTTTAGCGGAAAGCTTGCCGTTACCCTAGAGATTAGCCCCACACCGTTTGAGTAA